GCTGGTGCTGCACCGTGACCGACGCGAAGCCCACACGCGGCGCCGGTTTTGCCGTTACCGGCTGAGTGGCCGAGGGGTCGTTGCAGCCGTGCAGGGCAAAGGTGGCGCTGATAACCAGCGCCAACGGCCAACCAATTGCGGGGTGCTTGCGGTTCATTTCGGGTCTCTCGACGGGTTGAAGTAATTGCACAAACGGCGGCCCGCGCTGTGGCTGATTTCGACCTCCAGCCCGTACAGCGCGTGCAGCCGTTGCTCGGTCACGACCTCGTCCACGCTGCCGGCGCAATGGACCTGGCCGCCTTTCATGGCGACGATGAAGTCGGAGTAGGTGGCGGCGAAGTTGATGTCGTGTACCACCAGAATCACGGTGCGCCCGAACTCGTCGCAAAGCCGACGCAACGCGCGCATGATCTGTACCGCATGGCGCATGTCGAGGTTGTTCAGTGGCTCGTCGAGCAGCAGGTAGTCGGTCTGCTGGGCAATGGTCATGGCCAGAAACGCCATCTGCCGCTGACCGCCGCTGAGCTCGTCGAGGTAGGCGTGGCGCAGGGGTTCCAGGGCCAAAAAACCGATGGCCTCGTCGATTGCCCGCTGGTCGTCGCGGGTGAGGGCGCCGCGGCTATACGGGAAACGGCCGAACGCGACCAGTTCAGCGACGGTCAGGCGCAGGTTGAAGTCGGTGGACTGGCGCAGGGTCGCAACGCGCCGGGCGTAGTCGCCGATGGCAATGTCGGCGATGCTGCGCCCCTCCAGGCGGATATCGCCGTGGCCAGGTTCCAGCAGCCGCGCGATCATCATCAACAGCGTGGTCTTGCCGGCGCCATTGGGGCCGATCAGCGACGTCAGCCGCTGGGTTGGGAAATGCGCGCTCACCCCGGACAATACCGGCTTGGCGCCGTAACACTTGTGCAGATCGTGGACAGTGATCATGAGGCACCTCGGGTACGCACCATCAAGGCGAGGAAATAGGTGCCACACACCAGATTCACCAGGATGCCGACGGTGGTCTTGTAGTTGAAGACATGCTCGACCAACAACTGGGCGGCAATGAACACGGCAATGGCCACCGCGCTGCCCAGCGCCAGGGTGACCCGGTGCCGGAACGTGCCGGCCAGTGCGTAAGTGATGTTGGCGACGAACACGCCCATGAAGGCCGTGGGGCCTAGCAGGCTGGTCGACACTGCGACCAGGGCCGCGATCAGCGCCAGTTGCAGGCGTACCTGGCGTTGATAGTCCACGCCCAGGGAAATCGCCTGGTCGCGCCCCAGCGACAGCACATCGAGCAAGGGCAGGGTGCGGGCCAGCACTGCACACACCAGCGCGACCACGACCGCTGAGTACAGCAATACCCGAGGTTGCGGTCGGTTGAACGACGCCTGGGTGAAGCCTTGCAGCATCGAGAACTCGCCAGGGCTGACCTTGAGCTGCACGAACTGGGTGACCGTCGCCATGACCATGGTCAGCACCAGCCCGACCAGCAACAGGAAGTAAACGTTGCTTCTGCCGTCGCGAAACAGCCAGCGATGCAGTGCCCACGAGTAGCCAAGCATCACCAGCACCGCGAGCATAAAATGGCCATCGGTGCCCAGCACAACCAAACCCTGCACCCCCATGTACAGCACCAGCAGCGCGTGCAGCAGCAGGTAGACCGCTTCATAGCCCATCACCGCCGGTGTCAGGATGCGGTTGCCCGAGAGGGTCTGGAAGGCGATGGCGGAGCAGGCCACGCACACACCGCCGATGACCATGGCGGCCAGGCGGGCGAGGCGCTTGGGGATCACGTAGGCGAAATCCAGCCCCGCGTTGGCGAACACGAACAGCACGGCCAATGCGACCACGGCTAGCCAGACCGCGTGGCGGCGCATCATCGCTGCCTCCAGATGATCAAACCGAGGAAGATGAGGCCGCCGAGGCCGCCTGCGGTCAAGCCGATGGGCACTTCGAAGGGGTAGATGAGCAGCCGCCCGATGATGTCGCACACCAGCAAAAGCGCGGCGCCACCCAATGCCACGAGCGGCAGGGTACGGCGCAGGTTGTCGCCATGGCGCAGTGCAACCAGGTTGGGGATCACCAACCCGATAAAGGGGATGGCACCGACGGTGATGACGCTGACAGATACCGTGACCGCAACCAGCAGCAAGCCCAGGGCCACATTGGCGGTGTAGTTCAGGCCCAGGCTGGTGGCCATGCCTTCGCCCATGCCGACCACGGTAAAACGGTGCGCATACAGGTAGGTGACTGCGATGATCGGCAGGATCACAAAGATGATTTCGTAACGACCTTGCACCACCTTCGAGAAGTCACCCAGCAACCAGCCCTGCATGCTCTGCAGCAGGTTGATGCGGTAGGCGTAGAACTCGGCCAAGGCACTCAGTACGCCGCCATACATCAGGCCGATGACCGGTACCAGCACCGTGTTCTTGACCCGGATGCGGCGGATGATCGCGACGAACAGCAGGCTTGCCACGAAACAGAAGGCCAGGGCGAAGAGCATTCGCACCAGGGGCCCGGCCGCCGGTGCCAACCCCAGCGACAGCAGGATGCCAAGCCGGGCCGCATCCAGCCCGCCGGACGTGCTGGGCTCGACAAACCGGTTGCGTACGATCTGTTGCAGGATCACCCCGCACACCGCCAGGCCGATGCCGATCAGGACCAACGCCGCCAGGCGCGGCAGGCGGCTGGCAGTCAGGGTCAGCCAGGTATCGCCAGAGGGCTCGAACAGCGTGGTCCACGCCAGTTCACGGGCGCCCACCATCAACGAGGCAGCGCACAACAAGGCAAACCGCACAAGCCAGGACACGCGCATCAGCCGCGCTCCTCCTTCGCTGTTGCAGCGATGCGCCAGCCGCTCGCGGCATGGCGTTGCTCAAGGAACCTTGCGTAGCGACTGCTGACAACCCGCAATGCCGCAGGCGAACCTTGCTCGACCACCAGGCCGTCTTCGAGCACCACGATCTGGTCGGCCATGGCTACGGTGCTGAGCTGGTGGGCGATGACCACCAGCGTGCAGTGCCCACGCAGGCTGTTCAGGGTTTCGGCGATCACCGCCTGGTTCTGTGCATCGAGTGCGGCGGTCGCCTCGTCCACCAGCAGGATGGGCGCCTGCTTGATCAGCGCTCGGGCAATGGTGATGCGCTGGCGCTCGCCGCCAGACAGCCGGGCACCGCCTTCACCGACCTCGGTTTCCAGGCCGTGCGGCAGGCGCGCGATGATTTCGCTCACGCCGGCCAGGCGGGCGGCTTGCAGGAGCTCGGCGTCGCTGGCGTCGGGTTTGCCAATGCGGATGTTGTCGGCGATGCTGCCCTGGAACAGCCAGGTGTCCTGCAGCACCTGGCTGACGTTGCCGGTCAAGGTGGCGCTGCTCATCTGCCGCACGTCCACACCGCCCATCCGCACGCTGCCCTGGCTGGCATCGAAGAACCGCGCGATCAGGCGCAGCAATGATGTCTTGCCGGAGCCCGAGGCACCGACGATGGCCGTCATACTGCCCGCCGCGAACTGCAGGTTCACCTCGCGCAGCACATCGGGCCCGTTGGCCGTGTAGCGCAGGCTGACAGCGTGCAACGCGATCGAGGCATCGGCTGGCTGCAGGGGCGCATGCGGTTCCGGTAGCGGGGCAGCGGCCAGGATCTGCTCCACTTCCTTGAGCTGACCGTGGGCGCCACGCAAAATCTCGACATGGCTGGCGACGTCCAGTAACGGGTCGATGAAGCGGCAGGCCAACGCCAACGCGACGACTGCTGCGATGGCCTCCTGTGGCGCCAGCGGCGTGCCGAGATGACGGCTCAACCCCATGCCCGCCACCACCAGCAACAGGGCGAACGCGGCCTGTACGGCCCAGCTGTTGAGCAGTGCCGACAAGGACGAGCGGATGATCAGGCCGATGCCGCTGTTGCGCTGCCGTTCAAGGCTCTGGTCGAGCAGGCGGGTGCCGCCGCCGTGGCCATTGAAGGCTCGCAGCACCGATTGGGCGCGGGCAAACTCAACCATGCGCTGGCTGGATTCGGCGAAGTGGCGCGTAAACGCCTCGTCGGCCCGCCGCCCCAGGCGTGCGCTGAGCAGCATCACGGCGACCAGAAAGGGCAGCGTCAACAGTGCGACCAGGCCCATCGGAGTGTGCAGGGCAAACAGCCCAAGCACGATCACCAGCGGGGTTACGGCCCCGCTGACAAGCGGGGTGAATACGTGCGCCGGCAACTGCGCCACGGCCATCATGCCCTGGGTGATGACGTGCCCCAGCCGGGCAGTGTTGCCGGGGGTAAACCAGCTCAGGGGCAGTTGTGCAACATGCTCCCCTATGTGTTGGCGGGCACCCTGCAAGACGGCGACGGCGACCGCCACACCCGCCTGTTCGACGTGGCGCCGCCACGCCCAGCACACGGCCATGCCCACCACCAGCGCGGCGAGCCAACCTGACGCCCTGCGCACATCGCCGGCCAGCAGGTGCAGCATGACCGGCGCAAGGGTGGTGATGGTCAGGCCACTGAGCACCCCATACACAAGCGTCATCAGGGTGTAGCGACGAAACACCGGGGCGCTGTCGCCCAACAGTCGAATAAAAGTCTTCAGCATGCTGGCAACGCCTTTTTCACGGTGTGCGGGTAGCGGCCCAGGGCCCATAGCCGTGCATACAGCCCCTGGCGTGCGAGCAGTTCGGCATGACGGCCTTGTTCACGCACCGTGCCTTCGTCCAGCACCAGAATCTGGTCAGCGTGCATCACCGTATCGAGCCGATGTGCGATGACCAGCAGGGTGCGCCCTATGGCAAAACGCGATAGGGCGTTCTGGATCGCCGCTTCGCTTTCGGCATCGGCGGCGGCGGTGGCCTCGTCGAGCACCAGCACAGGCGGGTCGAGCAGCACTGCGCGGGCGATGCTCAAGCGCTGCTGTTCGCCACCGGACAGCAGCGCGTCTTCGCCGATGACCGCGTCATAGCCACGCGGCAGCTGCAGGATGCGCTCATGAATGTTGGCCACGCGCGCGGCGGCTTCAACCTGCGCGCGGGTGGCAGATGGCCGGCCCAGCGCGATGTTGTCGGCCACGCTGGCATGGATCAGCCGCACTTCCTGCAGCACAAAACCGATGTGCTGGTACAAATCGCTCGTCGCCATGTGCCGCACGTCGACGCCGCCCAGGGTGATACGCCCGGCGTCGGGGTCGAAAAAGCGCAGCAGCAAACGGGCCAGGGTCGACTTGCCCGCGCCGGAAGGGCCGACGATGGCCGTGGTGGTGCCGGGGGGCAGGGTAAAGCTGACGTCGGTGAGCACATCGTTGCCCGGTGCATAGGCATGGCGCAGCCGTTCTACGCGGATCTCACAACCGCTTGGCCGCTGGGGGCAGGCCGCTGTCGGCAGGACCGGTGTGTCGAGCAAGGCCAGAACCCGCTGAGCTGCGCCGGCCGCGTTGTTGAGGTCGTGGGTGATGTAGTGCAGCAATTGCAGGGGCGCGCACAGGCCTGGCGTCACCAGCGCGAATGGCAGTACCTCTATCGGCTCGATCCAGCCCATGGCAACGAACAGGGTGCCGAACAGAAGGACCACACCCAGCACGGTCACAGGGGCGATCATGGCGTTGGCCTTGGCCATCGACGCCACCAGTGGGCGGGTGAATTGGGTGAAGGCCTGGGCAAAGGCATCGACGGCGGCGCGATAGCGGTCCTGAGCATTGCCTTGGCTGCCGAACGCCTTCACCAAGGGCATGCCATTGACGAATTCGACCACGGCATCATCGATGCGCGTCATGCCGGCGACCAACCCGTCCATGTGCTTTGCGCTGGCCTTCATGGCCCGGCGCAGGAACAGGAAGAAACCAGGGAAGGGCAGCAGTGCGACGATTGCCAGGCGCCAATCCATGGCAAACAGGTACACCACCGAAACCAGCACGGCACCCACGGCGCGACCCAGTGTGGTGTAGAAGTGCGCGGTCAGGCTGTGCAGTGTGCCGATGTCGTCCTGCATCGCGCGTTTGACTTCGCTCGATGCGCGTTCGCTGAACCAGCCAAGCGGTACCTGCATCAGGCGCTGCCCGACGGCCACGCGCAGGTGGTGAGTGATGCGGTTGTCTGCCAGGTGCGCCAGCAACTCGCCTGCCGTGATCAGGGTCATGCCCGCAAACAGGCTGGCCACGCTGGCGAAAACGACCCCGCCAATGGCAGAAGGCGAAGAGGTGTCAGTCAAGGCCATCCGTGCGATTTGCGCGATACCGGCCAGCGGTACCAGCGTGAGCATCGAGCCAATCGCCGCCAGTATCGCAGCGGCGACCAAGCGGCCACGGATAGGGGCGAGCACGCGGCTGATGGGGCTGCGCGCCTGGGTGGAGGCAAGGGCAGCATCGGGGGAGGGCGGTGAGCTATCGGGCATGAAACAGGCCTGGCAATCTGCAAATTAATTAGTTGCATGACTATAAACTAATTTGCGAAAAGCAGACAAGACGGCTACAAGACTGACTTCACAAAGCCTGGAGTACCCCATGGAACCGCCACAACGATCTGCCGGACGCGGGCGCCCTCGTACCATCACCCGTGAACGGATTGCTGACGTGAGCATCGCCATCGGCCTGCCAAACCTCACATTCGTCGGTGTTGCTGCCGCCTTGGGGGTCAGCCATATGGCGCTGTACAAGCACGTGCCGAACATCGAAGCGCTCAAGTGCCTGGTGGCTGAAGAGATCTTTCAACGCTGGGAGATCCCCCAGGCGTGCGGCGATTCACGGCAAGGCCTGCAGGCGTACCTGACCCGTTTCGCCGCGTCGGTGCAGGCGTTCGTCAAGACGCACCCGGGGCTGACACCCTATGTCATTCGCAGGTTGGCAGCGACGCAGTCGATGATCGGCAAGATCAGCGATCATCAAGCGCATATCGCCCAGGCCTACGGCCTGACCCACGAGCAGGCGCGCTGGCTGCTGTCCACGGTGGCCTTCCATGGGTTCGCGGTTGCCGACACGGTGTACACGGTCACTGGGCGCGAGCCAGTACTGGAAGCTGACCGCGCAGGGGAAGAGTCAGAGATGGAAGATGAATTGTTCGAAGGCATGCAGGCGTTGATCGTTGGTGTGCTGGTACTGCTGGAGCAGCGGGTGGGCAGCCCGCTCGGCTGATTTGCATGATGTCCCTGCATACGGGTCAGTTCGGTGTGCTGGACGGTGTCCGCAAGGTCGCGCACCGAGCCGGCTTGGCAAACCGGGCGTGCAGTTGCACCAGCGCCACGCCTGACAGGATCAGGCCTGCTGCAACCCATGATGTTGCAGTGACCGGCTCTCCCAGCCATGCGCCGATCAGCAGTGCGACCACGGGCGGAATGTACGTCACCGCCGAGGCCGCCAATGCGCCAAAGGCATCGACGATGAAATAGTACGCAAGGTAAGCCGCACCCGTACCCAGCAGGCCCAGCCCGATCACCAGGCCAACCCAGGCGTGTGTGTCGGTAAACACTGCACCTATGCCATTGAGCGGCGTTACCACCAGTAACATCACCAACGCCAGGCCGATCTGATAGCTGGTCAGTGCCGCCGCAGGTAGCCCCAATGGGCTGACGAAGCGCTTTGCATAAACGAACGAGCATCCCACGCTCAACGCCCCGAAAATCATGTAGCCGATGCCTGCAGGGTTGACGGCACCCTGTGCTGACCAGGGTTTGGCCACCAGCAGAATGCCTGCAAAGCCCACCCCGATCCCCAAGGTCTTGATGGTGTTGAGCGGCTCGCTGCGCAAAAACAGCCAGGCACACAGAAAGGTGAACAGCGGTATCGCGCCGCCGAGCATGCCAGCGATCCCCGTATCGAGCAGTGCCGTGCCTTTGGCGAAGGCAAAGTAGTAGACGGCGGTCGCGAGCAGCGACATCACCAGGAAGTGATGGGCGTGCCGCCAGTGCTCACGCCGCAATGCCTTGGTCGCCAGTGCGTAAAGCAGCACCGGCACAAAACCGAACAACACACGCAGCAGGGTAATCTGCAGGGGCGAGATGAGCTGGGCAGCCCATTTGACGAACATGAAGTTGCTCCCCCAGACGACACCGAGGAAGACAAAAGCAGCGATAGCGGTTTTTTTCATGGCAGGACCCTTTTAAGGATAAAGGATTTCTACTGGCGGGGGTCCTTACAGAGTTTCAAGGGGCTTGCCTCGACGCAGCGGAATGTTACAGCTTGCTTAGGCTATCAATGCTGCGTCGAAACAAGAGAGCCATGTTAACTTTTACTGCTCGATAGAATTTCCATTGTCACGGCAGGGGCTGATCAGCTCAGATCGCCTTCGATGATGATCAGCTCGCGAGGCGCCGCGCGCAGTGCAAACGCTTTGGCTTCTGTATAGGCGGGGTCGTCATAGCAAGCTTTTGCCTGGGTATAGCTGGCGAACTCGACCGCCAGTACACGGCTGCTGGTGTGCGACTCCACCAGCGCACCTGGGGCAAGCTGCTTGAGCGTTGCGCCGTACTTTGCTGCAATAGGCCCCCACAGCCGGCCATATTCCTGCCGGGCCTCTGTGTCGGTGACTGTGGCGCCCAAGATGATCCAGTAACCCTTCATCGTCATTCCTCGTGGTTTATCCCGGCAGCGAAGTGCTGTACCACTGTAAAACCGGTGTTCGCCCGCATGCCATCATGGATCGGCCAAAGAATGTGATGCTGTTCGCCGCCGGGGTTTGGCTCAGGTAAGCTCATGTTCGGGCAGCGCAATTACCAGGGAGGTAACGATGCCGCCACTTACCGATGAGCATGTGCTGGCCATCGCGCAGGAAAACCCCGTCAACCGGGCCTTGCTTTCGCTGTTGCCCACGCTGGGCATTCCTCACTGCATGCTGACTGCCGGATGCCTGTTCCAGACATTCTGGAATCACCAGGCCGGGCAGGCGGCAGAATGGGGTATCAAGGATTACGACATCGCCTATTTCGATGAAGACCTTTCATGGGAGGCCGAGGACAGGGTGATTGCGCGGGTTCAACAGGCCTGCGCCCACCTTGGCGTCAATGTGGAGGTCCGCAACCAGGCCCGCGTGCACCTGTGGTACGCCTCTAAATTCGGCGCCGCTTACCCTCAACTGCAACGGGTAACCGATGGCATCGACCGCTACTTGATCCAGTCGACCTGCCTGGGCGTGGATGTGTACACCGGTGCGCTGTACAGCACCCATGGCCTGGACGACCTGCAGCACAATGTGCTAAGGCCCAACACATTGAACCGGCAGCCTGATTTGTTCGAGCAAAAAGCGGCCAGCTACCGGGAACGCTGGCCGTGGTTGAAGGTGGTTTGCTGAGCGATCTGTTCATCAAGGGTGGTCAGCAAGTTTGAGCCACTGCGCGTAGGTGATACAGCTGATGTGTTCGGTACGATAGTCCTGAAGGAAGGGGTTGTATTTGTTTTCTTCGGTGTGGTGATGGCGGAACCCACATTTGGATTGGGCGGCATAGGACTGCGTGTTGTCAGCAAAATAGCCGCACCAGAGCGCCTTGAGTTTCAAGGTTTCGAACCCATGCCGCATGACTTCGCGTACGGCCTCGGGGATCAGCCCTTTGCCCCAGTACGGCACGCCGATCCAGTAGGCGATTTCGCCTTCCTGTTCACTGATCTGGAAGTTGCTGTTGCCCCCGATGAGAATGCCGACACAGCCGACTGCACGGCGATTTTCCTTCAGTTCGACTGCATACACTTCGGGGTGGTTGAAGACGGTGCGGATGATCTCGGCACTGTTCTGCACACTGGTGTGCGGGGGCCACCCCGCGATGGGGCCGATGCGCTCGTCCTTGGCAAACTCGTACAAGTCAGCGGCATCGGCTTCCTGCCAAGGGCGCAGCAGTAGCCGTTGTGTTTCAAGTTTCATGTCCTGTGCTCATCCTGGGTTGCTTGGGGAGTGACAGGGTAGTGGGCGGCACCTCATCGGTATACGTCAGTACCTCGGCGGTTTCGGTACTTTTCGAAACTACCGGGGCGGGCAGTGGTAAGCTCTATGCCGTTTAAGCGGGCAGCGTCGAGCCACTATGCAGCACATTCCGAAACTGGTTACACCTGACGATCTGATACGGCTGGGGGACACCACGCTCGCCGAGGGGGTGGGCGTACCGCTGTCTTTCGGCCATGCCTACATAACACTGCTGGTTTGCCTGTCTGGTAGCGCCTGTTTTGCGCTCAACTTCAAGGAGCGGGTAGTCAGACGCGGTGATCTGCTGGTGCTGGCTGAGGACACCATCGCCTTGCTCAAGCGTCGCTCACGCAGCTTCAAGGCATTTTTCTGCCTCATGCCCAAAGCGTTTGCAGCGGAAGTGGCTTACCAGCTGCCCAACCCCCTGTTCGTCTTTTTGCATGATCACCCTCATTGCGTGCCAGCCAAAGAGGACAGGCCGCTGTTGGAGGGCTGGTTGGCGCAAATGCGCGATATTGCGCGGTGCTGCCCAACGTACCGGCACATCATGCTGCGCAATCAGCTGCAAAACCTGTTTCTTAAGATCGCCGAACAGCTTCCGGCTCACTATCAGGGCGGCAGGCAATTCAGCCGTCAGGAAACACTCAGCTGGCGTTTCTGGGACTTGGTAGGCAAGCACTGCACGCGTTACCGCGAGGTCAAGTTTTATGCCGATGCGCTCAACATCACGCCGTTTTATCTGTCGCAGCTCAGCAAAACGTTTTTCAATGACACCCCGAAAGGCTTGATCGACCGCCAGGTGACCTTGGAGATCAAAGCCCTGCTTTCATACAGCACCCTGGCGATAGGCCAAATAGCGGACGCGCTCAACTTCGCCGACGCGTCTTACTTGTGCCGTTATTTCAAGCGCCAGACCGGGGTTTCGTTGTCCCACTATCGCAGGCAGGAGGATCAGTGTGGTTGAGGTCAAACGTGTTTTGTTCTGTGGGCGAGCGGCGAAGGCTGTGATAATGGGGGCAATCACAAGAGCCATGCCATGCTGACCATCTCTAATAACGTGCATCTGCCAGATGCCGACATCGAACTGACCTACATCCGCGCGCAAGGCGCAGGTGGGCAGAATGTCAACAAGGTGTCCAGCGCCGTGCACCTGCGCTTCGACATTCCCGCCTCGTCGCTGCCCGAGTTTTACAAGGAGCGGCTACTGGCGCTGCGTGACAGTCGCATCACCGGCGACGGCGTGTTGATCATCAAGGCCCAACAGTACCGCACCCAGGAGCAGAACCGCGCTGACGCACTGGCGCGTCTTGCCGAGTTGATCATCACTGCCGGCAAGACCGAGAAGAAACGCCGTCCCACCAAGCCGACCCTCGGCTCGAAGACCCGCCGCCTCGAAGGAAAAGCCAGGCGCAGCACTGTCAAGGCGGGGCGGGGCAAGGTGGAGTTCTAGGGCTGCATCCGAAGGGGTATTATCCTGCTTGGACACGACAAGGACGACGACCATGCAAGTGCGCAAGCTGACCCACGATGACCTGCCCCACACCAGCGCCCTGTGCCTGGACGCATTCATGCAGGCCGTTGCACCCTCGCTGTCGGCAGAGGGGGTGGCAACTTTCGCCAAGGTGGCCGCGGCGCAGGCGTTTGCCGAGCGCATGGACGGCGACAACCTGATGCTGGTCTGTGTTGCGCAGGGGGCGATCGCGGGGGTGATCGAGCTCAAGGAAGGGCGCCATGTGGCGATGCTGTTCGTCGCACCCGGTTGGCAACGCCGGGGTGTCGGCACGCGCCTGATGGCCGCGGCACTGGAGCAGGCGAGGGAGGCGGTGGTAACGGTCAGCGCATCGCTGCCTTCGGTGGCTGCCTACCAACGCTACGGATTTGTGTTGGCGGGGGACGTCGGCGAATACGCCGGGCTGGTCTATCAGCCGATGGAAAAGCGCCTGCCTTGATCATCGAATGGCCGCTTGTGCCTGGTGCACAGGCAGCTCGACCCTGAACGTGGTGCCCACGCCGACCTCGCTGTGCACGTGGATCTCGCCGCAGTGGCGCTTGATGATGCCGTAGGACAGCGACAAGCCCAAGCCGGTGCCCTGGCCGACCGGTTTGGTGGTGTAGAAGGGGTCGAAGATCTTCTGCAGGCTCTGCGCAGGAATGCCGCAACCGTTGTCGGCCACTTCGATCCACACCTTGTCGTTGGCGCAACCGGTGCGCACGGTGATGGTGCCACGTTCCGCGCCCATGGCCTGGGCGGCATTGACCACCAGGTTCATGATCACCTGGTTGATTTGTGACGCCAGGCACTCGACCTCCGGCAACACACCGTATTGCTTGACCAGGTCGGCCTTGTACTTGAGCTCACTGGCCACGATGTTCAGGGTCGAGTCGATGCCTTGGTGCAAATTGGCCCATTGCCAATCCTGGTTGCTATCGACCCGGGAGAAATCCTTGAGGTCCCTGACGATCTGCCCGACACGGCTGATGCCGTCCTTGGACTCACTGATCAGCAGTGGAATATCCTCGAGGATGTACTCAAGCTCTATTTCGCTGCGCAGTTGCACCAACCCTGCCTTGAGCGTCGCTGTGTCGATGGCCGTCTCTGCGTCCTGGTAGGCCTTGAGCATGTCATGCAAGCGGCTGAAGTAGCTGTCCAGCGCCCCCAGGTTGGAGGACACAAAACCGATCGGGTTGTTCACCTCATGGGCGATACCTGCGGCCAGTTGGCCGAGCGAGGCGAGTTTTTCTGATTGCACCAACTGGCTTTCGAGCAGTTTGCGCTCGTCGATCTCGCGCTGCAGCGCCGCGCTGGCCTCGGTCAGCGCCTGGGTACGGCGTGCGACCCGTTGTTCCAGTTCGTCGTTGGCGACCACCAGGGCGCGGTTGACCCGGTTGATCTCGCCGAAGCTGCGCAGCAGCCACACCGCCATGTACAGCAACAGCAAGACCAGCAGGGTGGAGAACACCAGCAAATACAAGTGGTAGCGCTGGTTGACCAGGATTGCCGCACGTTCGTCGCGATCGAGCATCACGGCAATGGCATCCAGGTGCCCTGCGACTG
The sequence above is drawn from the Pseudomonas putida genome and encodes:
- a CDS encoding ABC transporter ATP-binding protein; its protein translation is MITVHDLHKCYGAKPVLSGVSAHFPTQRLTSLIGPNGAGKTTLLMMIARLLEPGHGDIRLEGRSIADIAIGDYARRVATLRQSTDFNLRLTVAELVAFGRFPYSRGALTRDDQRAIDEAIGFLALEPLRHAYLDELSGGQRQMAFLAMTIAQQTDYLLLDEPLNNLDMRHAVQIMRALRRLCDEFGRTVILVVHDINFAATYSDFIVAMKGGQVHCAGSVDEVVTEQRLHALYGLEVEISHSAGRRLCNYFNPSRDPK
- a CDS encoding iron chelate uptake ABC transporter family permease subunit, which codes for MMRRHAVWLAVVALAVLFVFANAGLDFAYVIPKRLARLAAMVIGGVCVACSAIAFQTLSGNRILTPAVMGYEAVYLLLHALLVLYMGVQGLVVLGTDGHFMLAVLVMLGYSWALHRWLFRDGRSNVYFLLLVGLVLTMVMATVTQFVQLKVSPGEFSMLQGFTQASFNRPQPRVLLYSAVVVALVCAVLARTLPLLDVLSLGRDQAISLGVDYQRQVRLQLALIAALVAVSTSLLGPTAFMGVFVANITYALAGTFRHRVTLALGSAVAIAVFIAAQLLVEHVFNYKTTVGILVNLVCGTYFLALMVRTRGAS
- a CDS encoding ABC transporter permease, with protein sequence MRVSWLVRFALLCAASLMVGARELAWTTLFEPSGDTWLTLTASRLPRLAALVLIGIGLAVCGVILQQIVRNRFVEPSTSGGLDAARLGILLSLGLAPAAGPLVRMLFALAFCFVASLLFVAIIRRIRVKNTVLVPVIGLMYGGVLSALAEFYAYRINLLQSMQGWLLGDFSKVVQGRYEIIFVILPIIAVTYLYAHRFTVVGMGEGMATSLGLNYTANVALGLLLVAVTVSVSVITVGAIPFIGLVIPNLVALRHGDNLRRTLPLVALGGAALLLVCDIIGRLLIYPFEVPIGLTAGGLGGLIFLGLIIWRQR
- a CDS encoding ABC transporter ATP-binding protein, producing MLKTFIRLLGDSAPVFRRYTLMTLVYGVLSGLTITTLAPVMLHLLAGDVRRASGWLAALVVGMAVCWAWRRHVEQAGVAVAVAVLQGARQHIGEHVAQLPLSWFTPGNTARLGHVITQGMMAVAQLPAHVFTPLVSGAVTPLVIVLGLFALHTPMGLVALLTLPFLVAVMLLSARLGRRADEAFTRHFAESSQRMVEFARAQSVLRAFNGHGGGTRLLDQSLERQRNSGIGLIIRSSLSALLNSWAVQAAFALLLVVAGMGLSRHLGTPLAPQEAIAAVVALALACRFIDPLLDVASHVEILRGAHGQLKEVEQILAAAPLPEPHAPLQPADASIALHAVSLRYTANGPDVLREVNLQFAAGSMTAIVGASGSGKTSLLRLIARFFDASQGSVRMGGVDVRQMSSATLTGNVSQVLQDTWLFQGSIADNIRIGKPDASDAELLQAARLAGVSEIIARLPHGLETEVGEGGARLSGGERQRITIARALIKQAPILLVDEATAALDAQNQAVIAETLNSLRGHCTLVVIAHQLSTVAMADQIVVLEDGLVVEQGSPAALRVVSSRYARFLEQRHAASGWRIAATAKEERG
- a CDS encoding ABC transporter ATP-binding protein, whose amino-acid sequence is MPDSSPPSPDAALASTQARSPISRVLAPIRGRLVAAAILAAIGSMLTLVPLAGIAQIARMALTDTSSPSAIGGVVFASVASLFAGMTLITAGELLAHLADNRITHHLRVAVGQRLMQVPLGWFSERASSEVKRAMQDDIGTLHSLTAHFYTTLGRAVGAVLVSVVYLFAMDWRLAIVALLPFPGFFLFLRRAMKASAKHMDGLVAGMTRIDDAVVEFVNGMPLVKAFGSQGNAQDRYRAAVDAFAQAFTQFTRPLVASMAKANAMIAPVTVLGVVLLFGTLFVAMGWIEPIEVLPFALVTPGLCAPLQLLHYITHDLNNAAGAAQRVLALLDTPVLPTAACPQRPSGCEIRVERLRHAYAPGNDVLTDVSFTLPPGTTTAIVGPSGAGKSTLARLLLRFFDPDAGRITLGGVDVRHMATSDLYQHIGFVLQEVRLIHASVADNIALGRPSATRAQVEAAARVANIHERILQLPRGYDAVIGEDALLSGGEQQRLSIARAVLLDPPVLVLDEATAAADAESEAAIQNALSRFAIGRTLLVIAHRLDTVMHADQILVLDEGTVREQGRHAELLARQGLYARLWALGRYPHTVKKALPAC
- a CDS encoding TetR/AcrR family transcriptional regulator: MEPPQRSAGRGRPRTITRERIADVSIAIGLPNLTFVGVAAALGVSHMALYKHVPNIEALKCLVAEEIFQRWEIPQACGDSRQGLQAYLTRFAASVQAFVKTHPGLTPYVIRRLAATQSMIGKISDHQAHIAQAYGLTHEQARWLLSTVAFHGFAVADTVYTVTGREPVLEADRAGEESEMEDELFEGMQALIVGVLVLLEQRVGSPLG
- a CDS encoding DMT family transporter codes for the protein MKKTAIAAFVFLGVVWGSNFMFVKWAAQLISPLQITLLRVLFGFVPVLLYALATKALRREHWRHAHHFLVMSLLATAVYYFAFAKGTALLDTGIAGMLGGAIPLFTFLCAWLFLRSEPLNTIKTLGIGVGFAGILLVAKPWSAQGAVNPAGIGYMIFGALSVGCSFVYAKRFVSPLGLPAAALTSYQIGLALVMLLVVTPLNGIGAVFTDTHAWVGLVIGLGLLGTGAAYLAYYFIVDAFGALAASAVTYIPPVVALLIGAWLGEPVTATSWVAAGLILSGVALVQLHARFAKPARCATLRTPSSTPN
- a CDS encoding DUF1330 domain-containing protein, whose amino-acid sequence is MKGYWIILGATVTDTEARQEYGRLWGPIAAKYGATLKQLAPGALVESHTSSRVLAVEFASYTQAKACYDDPAYTEAKAFALRAAPRELIIIEGDLS